One Gammaproteobacteria bacterium genomic window, GACGAAATCCACCAGGGTTTCAATGTCCGCGTCCGCCACACGCGGCGAATAGGGCGGCATGGGCACCCCACCGGTTACCGCGGTCCAGTTACCCTTGCCGCCTTTTTTCACTTTGTTGATGAGAAAATCGCGGGCCGAGGCGTCACCCTTCCACTTTTTCGAGACATCTTTCCAGGCCGGTCCGACCACTTTGTGATCCACCGAATGGCAGGCGAGACAACCGCTTTTTTTGGCCAGGGCGAGCGCGTCACCGGCCGTGGCGGAGGTGGACAGGGCCAGCGCGGAAGCTGCGGCCATCGCCAGGACAGTCATTTTTCTCATGAGAATCTCCTTAAAAATTGCTGTTACGGAACGCGCATGCTGAGCGTGCGCCGGTGTGTCTGAGTGTCATGCCGGCTGGGGCACCGGAACGGCGCTTCCAGCCAGTGACGCTTCACTTTACGCAGGAGATGCTGAATGGACCCTGAATGAGTGCCAGGGGCCAGGGCCATCCCTTGTCCGGGGTGGCAAAAAGGGAACGGGAGGAGAGGGTTCAGGCGGCCAGTTTTTCCGCCATATCGTCCAGCTCGCTTCCCATGCCGAACAGGGTTT contains:
- a CDS encoding c-type cytochrome — protein: MTVLAMAAASALALSTSATAGDALALAKKSGCLACHSVDHKVVGPAWKDVSKKWKGDASARDFLINKVKKGGKGNWTAVTGGVPMPPYSPRVADADIETLVDFVLSLAE